In a single window of the Deinococcus aetherius genome:
- a CDS encoding low temperature requirement protein A, which yields MTPAPHGQPESINIEDGTPSGASGFETGGSPDSGGEAQSPPEQRVTWLELFFDLIFVTAFDQLAKRLGDAPTWGNLGIFMLLFVAVWWAWAGNTTFAGRYGNDSRAYRWGTLVQLVTLGAISLTLRGDLDQTGAAFSLAYAANRLTLVVMYLSTLRTHPETAAFARPTATGYGAAALIWLGSALLGGTAELLAWGVALAIDVLTPLLIRDRYGRALPHQEHLPERVGLLQIIALGGIVTEVVTGGRQQELRWSEQVPALLALVTAVGLWRLYFDQARALPVLAAHRAGRVGSLLAWLYGHLPFTLSVVMLAVGLGHGISDESGARDMVNRQLVAWPLVGANLTLLFLRWNALRVAGRGFPDLSAVAIGVAAAASLTLAFVPLDTLATHAAACAIALGAALVTALDPATRRLGKIEEALGGSGTPV from the coding sequence GTGACGCCCGCGCCGCACGGCCAGCCGGAAAGCATCAACATCGAGGACGGCACGCCGAGCGGCGCCTCGGGGTTCGAGACCGGGGGGTCGCCCGACTCCGGCGGGGAGGCCCAGAGTCCCCCCGAGCAGCGGGTGACCTGGCTGGAACTGTTTTTCGACCTGATCTTCGTGACCGCCTTCGACCAGCTTGCCAAGCGGCTGGGCGACGCGCCCACCTGGGGCAACCTGGGCATCTTCATGCTGCTGTTCGTGGCGGTGTGGTGGGCCTGGGCGGGGAACACGACCTTCGCGGGGCGCTACGGCAACGACAGCCGCGCCTACCGCTGGGGCACCCTGGTGCAGCTCGTCACGCTGGGTGCGATCAGCCTCACCCTGCGCGGCGACCTCGACCAGACGGGCGCGGCCTTCTCCCTCGCCTACGCGGCGAACCGGCTGACGCTGGTGGTCATGTACCTCTCCACCCTGCGAACACACCCCGAGACGGCGGCCTTTGCGCGCCCAACGGCGACGGGGTACGGCGCGGCGGCGCTGATCTGGCTCGGCAGCGCCCTGCTGGGCGGCACCGCCGAACTCCTCGCCTGGGGGGTGGCGCTCGCCATCGACGTGCTCACGCCCCTGCTGATCCGCGACCGCTACGGCCGGGCGCTTCCCCACCAGGAGCACCTGCCCGAGCGGGTGGGCCTGCTCCAGATCATCGCGCTGGGCGGCATCGTGACCGAGGTCGTGACGGGTGGGCGCCAGCAGGAACTGCGCTGGTCCGAGCAGGTCCCCGCCCTCCTCGCCCTGGTGACCGCCGTGGGGCTGTGGCGGCTGTACTTCGATCAGGCCCGCGCCCTGCCCGTGCTCGCGGCACACCGGGCCGGAAGGGTGGGGTCCCTCCTCGCGTGGCTCTATGGCCACCTGCCCTTCACCCTCAGCGTGGTCATGCTCGCCGTCGGGCTGGGGCACGGCATCTCCGACGAGAGCGGTGCCCGCGACATGGTCAACCGTCAGCTCGTCGCGTGGCCGCTCGTCGGCGCCAATCTCACCCTGCTCTTCTTGCGCTGGAACGCCCTGCGCGTCGCCGGGCGCGGATTCCCCGACCTGAGCGCGGTCGCCATCGGGGTCGCCGCCGCCGCCAGCCTCACCCTCGCCTTCGTGCCGCTGGACACCCTCGCCACGCACGCCGCCGCCTGCGCGATTGCCCTGGGAGCCGCGCTCGTCACCGCCCTCGACCCCGCGACGCGCCGCCTGGGCAAGATCGAGGAGGCGCTGGGAGGGAGCGGCACGCCGGTCTGA
- the ruvA gene encoding Holliday junction branch migration protein RuvA, producing MIAYLSGVVREVRDSSAVIVAGGVGYEVFCPASTLGKLAVEAPAELNIRHVIREDAQLLFGFSDADSLRLFDLLTGVSGVGPKLGLALLSAMPVSAIAQGLLTGDVKLLSSVSGVGKRTAERLVLELQNKVPDHLAAPTTPGGKGAAPVTSTAGRDAIEALLALGFREGQVRSVVAELLAADPAQSADALIRKGLGRLR from the coding sequence GTGATTGCTTACCTGAGTGGCGTGGTGCGCGAGGTGCGCGACTCCAGCGCCGTGATCGTCGCCGGGGGGGTGGGCTACGAGGTCTTCTGCCCGGCCTCGACCCTGGGAAAACTGGCGGTGGAGGCCCCGGCGGAGTTGAATATCCGGCACGTCATCCGCGAGGACGCTCAACTCCTCTTCGGCTTCAGTGACGCCGACAGCCTGCGCCTCTTCGACCTGCTGACAGGCGTGAGCGGTGTGGGCCCCAAGCTCGGCCTCGCCCTGCTCTCCGCGATGCCCGTGAGCGCCATCGCCCAGGGCCTCCTGACGGGCGACGTGAAGCTGCTCTCCAGCGTCTCGGGGGTGGGCAAGAGGACCGCCGAGCGTCTCGTCCTCGAACTCCAGAACAAGGTGCCCGACCACCTCGCCGCGCCGACCACGCCCGGCGGCAAGGGGGCGGCCCCGGTCACGAGCACGGCGGGCCGCGACGCCATCGAGGCCCTGCTCGCGCTGGGCTTCCGTGAGGGGCAGGTGCGGAGCGTGGTCGCCGAACTCCTCGCCGCCGACCCCGCTCAGAGCGCCGACGCGCTGATCCGCAAGGGGCTGGGGAGGCTGCGGTGA
- the metG gene encoding methionine--tRNA ligase, translating into MTRQPEREFFITTAIDYLTGPPHVGHVYEKVLADALARYHRLAGYDVTFLTGTDEHGERIVKLAAKAGVTPQAFADDLSDNAFRSLWDRLEISYDDFIRTTEGRHKRYVQEVLQRVYDAGDIYFAEYEGLYSVGAERYVTEKELVEGGDGVRRYPGDKDPPEPRREANYFFRMEKYQAWLLGHIQKHPEFIQPAGYRNEVLEMLKEPIGDLSISRPKSRVPWGIELPWDPDHVTYVWFDALLNYVSGPVSRGMGEDTIGIAWHVIGKDILKPHAVFWPTMLRAAGLPLYRKLVVHSHILAEDGRKMGKSLGNAIDPEQLVADYPVDAIRYTLLREASLSADSPYGEGILVSRLNSDLANDLGNLLSRTISMIQRYRGGVIPQAHDLTEREHEIEAAALALPGEVMRLVRDLKVNMAIETAMNFVRDLNRYIAESAPWNLAKSEETARRLDTVLYTAAEGLRVASVALEAVIPGKARELRGQLGLGGQSYALTGAWGLTPAGTRVVGGPILFPKPEPREKDEAAPPAPAPKKGKKPVTQTNEKPQPATPSPTPAAPEPVISIEDFARVDLRIAEVINAEAVEKADKLLKLTVRLGEETRTVVSGIRKWFAPEDLVGRRVILVANLKPAKLRGIESQGMILAAEDEHGNLDLVGTRLDLPTGTKVR; encoded by the coding sequence ATGACGAGACAGCCCGAGCGAGAGTTCTTCATCACCACGGCCATTGACTACCTGACCGGCCCACCACACGTGGGACATGTTTACGAGAAGGTTCTGGCCGACGCCCTGGCGCGCTACCACCGCCTCGCCGGGTACGACGTGACCTTCCTGACGGGGACCGACGAACACGGCGAGCGGATCGTCAAGCTCGCCGCCAAGGCAGGCGTCACTCCGCAGGCTTTCGCGGACGATCTCAGCGACAACGCCTTTCGGAGCCTGTGGGACCGCCTGGAGATCAGCTACGACGACTTCATCCGCACGACGGAGGGCCGCCACAAGCGGTACGTGCAGGAGGTCTTGCAGCGGGTGTACGACGCGGGCGACATCTACTTCGCCGAGTACGAGGGCCTGTACTCGGTCGGGGCAGAGCGGTACGTGACCGAGAAGGAACTCGTCGAGGGCGGTGACGGCGTGCGGCGCTACCCCGGTGACAAGGACCCGCCCGAGCCCCGGCGCGAGGCGAACTACTTCTTCCGCATGGAGAAGTACCAGGCGTGGCTCCTGGGGCACATCCAGAAGCACCCCGAGTTCATCCAGCCCGCCGGGTACCGCAACGAGGTGCTGGAGATGCTGAAGGAGCCCATCGGCGACCTGAGTATTTCCCGTCCTAAGAGCCGCGTACCGTGGGGCATCGAGCTTCCCTGGGACCCCGACCACGTCACCTACGTGTGGTTCGACGCCCTGCTGAACTACGTCTCCGGGCCCGTCAGCCGGGGGATGGGCGAGGACACTATCGGCATCGCGTGGCACGTCATCGGCAAGGACATCCTCAAGCCACACGCGGTCTTCTGGCCGACGATGCTGCGGGCGGCGGGGCTGCCCCTCTACCGCAAACTCGTCGTCCACAGCCACATCCTCGCCGAGGACGGGCGCAAGATGGGCAAGTCGCTGGGCAACGCGATTGACCCCGAGCAACTCGTGGCCGACTACCCGGTGGACGCGATCCGCTACACCCTGCTGCGGGAGGCGTCCCTGAGCGCAGACAGCCCCTACGGCGAGGGCATCCTGGTCTCCCGGCTGAACTCCGACCTGGCGAACGACCTGGGCAACCTGCTCTCGCGCACGATCAGCATGATTCAGAGGTACCGGGGCGGCGTGATCCCGCAGGCGCACGACCTGACCGAACGCGAGCACGAGATCGAGGCGGCGGCGCTGGCCCTGCCCGGCGAGGTGATGAGGCTGGTGCGCGACCTGAAGGTGAACATGGCAATCGAGACGGCCATGAACTTCGTGCGCGACCTCAACCGCTACATCGCCGAGAGTGCGCCCTGGAACCTCGCCAAGTCGGAGGAGACGGCCCGGCGCCTGGACACCGTGCTCTACACCGCCGCCGAGGGGCTGCGGGTGGCGAGCGTGGCGCTGGAGGCGGTCATCCCCGGCAAGGCCCGGGAGCTGCGCGGGCAACTCGGCCTTGGCGGGCAGTCCTACGCCCTCACGGGTGCCTGGGGCCTGACCCCCGCCGGAACGCGCGTCGTCGGCGGCCCGATCCTCTTCCCCAAACCCGAGCCGAGGGAGAAGGACGAGGCCGCGCCCCCCGCACCCGCGCCCAAGAAAGGGAAGAAACCCGTGACCCAGACGAACGAGAAGCCCCAGCCCGCCACGCCCAGCCCCACTCCCGCCGCCCCCGAACCCGTCATCTCCATCGAGGACTTCGCCCGGGTGGACCTGCGGATCGCCGAGGTGATCAATGCCGAGGCCGTCGAGAAGGCCGACAAGCTCCTCAAGCTCACCGTGCGGCTGGGCGAGGAGACGCGCACGGTGGTCAGCGGCATCCGCAAGTGGTTCGCGCCCGAAGACCTCGTGGGCCGCCGGGTGATCCTCGTCGCCAACCTCAAGCCCGCCAAATTGCGCGGCATCGAGAGCCAGGGCATGATCCTCGCCGCCGAGGACGAGCACGGCAACCTCGATCTGGTGGGCACGCGGCTCGACCTGCCGACCGGGACGAAGGTGCGCTAG
- the aat gene encoding leucyl/phenylalanyl-tRNA--protein transferase translates to MPSARFFLHHPDPLTREVARGYAGGAFLMDNGHGVAWYAVERRALVPLTEEEGLHVARRLRRELDRFEVRVDTAFPDVVEGCRGHLPGSPERDGEWISPPLAHMYTHLHGTGLAHSFEVWRDGELAGGVLGLALGGAFIAESKFHRLPNASKAALVHLAAHLHARGFSLLDAQIQNPHLARLGVYEVGGEEYRERLFQALVQDVSL, encoded by the coding sequence ATGCCCTCTGCCCGCTTCTTCCTCCACCACCCCGACCCCCTGACCCGCGAGGTCGCGCGGGGGTACGCGGGGGGCGCCTTCCTGATGGACAACGGGCACGGCGTGGCGTGGTACGCCGTCGAGCGGCGGGCGCTCGTGCCCCTCACCGAGGAGGAGGGGCTGCACGTCGCGCGGCGGCTGCGGCGGGAACTGGATAGATTCGAGGTGCGGGTGGACACCGCCTTTCCCGACGTGGTGGAGGGGTGCCGGGGCCACCTCCCCGGCTCGCCCGAGCGTGACGGCGAGTGGATCAGCCCGCCCCTCGCGCACATGTACACCCACCTGCACGGGACGGGGCTGGCCCACTCCTTCGAGGTGTGGCGGGACGGGGAACTGGCGGGCGGCGTGCTGGGTCTCGCCCTCGGCGGCGCCTTCATCGCGGAGAGCAAGTTTCACCGCCTTCCGAACGCGAGCAAGGCGGCCCTCGTCCACCTCGCCGCGCACCTGCACGCGCGGGGCTTTTCGCTGCTCGACGCGCAGATTCAGAACCCGCACCTCGCCCGCCTGGGTGTGTACGAGGTCGGCGGGGAGGAGTACCGGGAGCGGCTGTTCCAGGCCCTGGTGCAGGACGTGAGCCTGTAG
- a CDS encoding PaaI family thioesterase: protein MPDLPTLEQLNTLGEGLLPGLIGIRFTHAEPGLLRSEFTVRRELLAPNTFLHAASIVALADTTCGYGTRMLLPEGASGFTTIELKSNHLSTAREGLVTCEARAVHAGRTTQVWDAEVRSGQGKVMALFRCTQAVLYPKG from the coding sequence ATGCCCGACCTCCCCACCCTGGAGCAACTGAACACGCTGGGCGAGGGGCTGCTGCCCGGTCTGATCGGCATCCGCTTCACGCACGCCGAGCCCGGCCTGCTGCGCAGCGAGTTCACCGTGCGCCGCGAACTCCTCGCCCCCAATACCTTCCTGCATGCGGCCTCCATCGTGGCCCTCGCGGACACCACCTGCGGTTACGGGACGCGGATGCTCCTCCCCGAGGGGGCGAGCGGCTTCACCACCATCGAACTCAAGAGTAACCACCTCTCCACCGCCCGCGAAGGGTTGGTGACCTGCGAGGCCCGCGCCGTCCACGCCGGGCGCACCACCCAGGTCTGGGACGCGGAGGTGAGGAGCGGGCAGGGGAAAGTGATGGCGCTGTTCCGGTGCACGCAGGCGGTGCTGTATCCGAAGGGGTAA
- a CDS encoding LysM peptidoglycan-binding domain-containing M23 family metallopeptidase — protein sequence MTRPLLLAAALLLGVAGAYTVKPGDTLYSIARAHGTTVAEITRLNGLKNTSLEVGQTLKLPGEKAPQATAPATPPPTTAAPTPTPLPEPVPVGTAQVAGLTLTAPTSLRMGDAFVLRLSGPRAGQATVRFPSEVGEDVRRPDEWLTPTGAAGEYVVLGRVVLGKTTPVVYEIKVGGEQVQGSVPVTGLTQTIQYLNLPPAISRKLEDPGRKAEEAVVEKAYTRRTPQAWARPFQPAVNVKAQSSAFGQPRTYVAGGPVLYHYGTDYPAPSGTAVRAVNDGTVVVAGKYPVRGGLVIIDHGAGLTSLYFHQSKVTARVGQKVRRGDKIGEVGSTGLSDGAHLHLEMRVRGEATNPAGWMNRIWPR from the coding sequence ATGACCCGCCCCCTCCTGCTCGCCGCCGCCTTGCTCCTGGGCGTGGCGGGCGCGTACACCGTCAAACCCGGCGACACCCTCTACTCCATCGCGCGGGCGCACGGCACGACCGTCGCCGAGATCACCCGACTGAACGGACTGAAAAACACCTCCCTGGAGGTCGGGCAGACCCTCAAGCTGCCGGGCGAGAAGGCTCCACAGGCCACCGCGCCCGCGACCCCGCCCCCCACGACGGCGGCGCCCACGCCCACCCCCCTCCCCGAGCCGGTTCCCGTGGGGACGGCCCAGGTCGCGGGCCTGACGCTGACGGCTCCGACGAGCCTGCGGATGGGGGACGCCTTCGTGCTGCGCCTGAGCGGCCCGCGCGCGGGGCAGGCCACCGTGCGCTTCCCCAGCGAGGTCGGCGAGGACGTGCGCCGCCCGGACGAGTGGCTGACCCCCACGGGCGCGGCGGGCGAGTACGTGGTGCTGGGGCGCGTGGTGCTCGGCAAGACCACGCCGGTCGTGTACGAGATCAAGGTCGGCGGTGAGCAGGTGCAGGGCAGCGTCCCGGTCACGGGGCTTACCCAGACCATCCAATACCTGAACCTGCCGCCCGCCATCAGCCGCAAGCTGGAGGACCCGGGGCGCAAGGCGGAGGAGGCCGTCGTCGAGAAGGCGTACACCCGCCGCACCCCCCAGGCGTGGGCACGGCCCTTCCAGCCCGCCGTGAACGTGAAGGCCCAGAGCAGCGCCTTCGGTCAGCCCCGCACCTACGTGGCGGGCGGCCCCGTGCTGTACCACTACGGCACCGACTACCCCGCGCCCAGCGGCACCGCCGTCAGGGCCGTGAACGACGGCACCGTCGTCGTCGCGGGCAAGTACCCCGTGCGCGGCGGCCTCGTCATCATCGACCACGGGGCGGGCCTGACGAGCCTGTACTTTCACCAGAGCAAGGTGACCGCCAGGGTCGGACAGAAGGTCCGGCGCGGCGACAAGATCGGCGAGGTGGGCTCGACCGGCCTGAGCGACGGCGCCCACCTCCACCTGGAGATGCGCGTACGTGGCGAGGCCACCAACCCCGCCGGGTGGATGAACCGCATCTGGCCGAGGTGA
- the dtd gene encoding D-aminoacyl-tRNA deacylase: MRAVLQRVTRARCTVEGQVTGETGPGFLILLGVAPGDSSETARTLAAKIVKLRVFGDEAGKMNRSLLDVGGGVLSISQFTLYADTRRGNRPSFTGVAPPDQARALYADFNAALREHGVPVGEGVFGAHMSLDLTNDGPVTLVLDTAEI; this comes from the coding sequence GTGCGCGCCGTTCTCCAGCGGGTGACCCGGGCCCGCTGCACGGTCGAGGGCCAGGTCACGGGCGAGACGGGCCCCGGCTTCCTGATTCTGCTGGGGGTCGCGCCCGGGGACTCCTCCGAAACGGCCCGTACCCTCGCCGCCAAGATCGTCAAGCTGCGCGTCTTCGGGGACGAGGCCGGGAAGATGAACCGCAGTCTGCTCGACGTGGGGGGCGGCGTCCTGAGCATCAGCCAGTTCACCCTCTACGCCGACACCCGCCGGGGCAACCGCCCGAGTTTCACCGGGGTCGCCCCGCCCGACCAGGCCCGCGCGCTGTACGCCGACTTCAACGCGGCCCTGCGGGAGCACGGCGTCCCGGTGGGGGAGGGGGTCTTCGGCGCCCACATGAGCCTCGACCTGACGAATGACGGCCCGGTGACGCTGGTGCTGGACACGGCGGAGATTTAG
- a CDS encoding DUF1844 domain-containing protein — MPNLEFVGLVNSLQATAEAALGDLNAATASAARDGLLDESRARQTAERSLRLLTMLAEKTRGNLDFTEAQLLTDAIGSLRARLGN; from the coding sequence ATGCCCAACCTCGAATTCGTCGGCCTCGTGAACTCCCTGCAAGCGACCGCCGAGGCCGCGCTGGGGGACCTCAACGCCGCCACCGCGAGCGCCGCCCGCGACGGCCTGCTGGACGAGAGCCGGGCGCGGCAGACCGCCGAACGTTCCCTGCGCCTCCTGACCATGCTCGCCGAGAAGACGCGCGGCAACCTCGACTTCACGGAAGCCCAGCTCCTCACCGACGCCATCGGCAGCCTGCGCGCCCGGCTGGGGAACTGA
- a CDS encoding tyrosine-protein phosphatase, whose product MVGLDYSAGCVNFHDVGEWLNVVAQRHVMPRRRLLRGGKLDHVRSASEIEAPGTIVNLRRGPDRKPWLFGADEIHIPANDGIENYETCNPVVRRWLNRVVRAIASPEVRLPLMLHCTSGKDRTGVATAALLSTLSIDRELIVEEYLLSDGEVRRESIEHALDGLGDAREYFAEADLAALQRRFLQE is encoded by the coding sequence ATGGTGGGCCTGGATTACTCGGCAGGATGTGTCAATTTTCATGACGTGGGGGAATGGCTCAATGTCGTTGCCCAACGTCATGTGATGCCACGGCGGCGTCTTCTGAGAGGGGGCAAGCTCGATCACGTCCGGTCCGCCTCGGAGATAGAGGCACCCGGCACGATAGTCAACCTCCGTCGCGGACCTGACAGGAAGCCTTGGCTTTTCGGCGCCGACGAGATCCACATTCCCGCAAACGACGGCATTGAGAACTACGAGACATGTAATCCCGTTGTGAGACGGTGGTTGAACCGAGTGGTGAGGGCCATAGCTTCCCCGGAGGTCCGCCTGCCCCTTATGCTCCACTGCACGTCGGGGAAGGACCGAACCGGTGTCGCCACAGCGGCACTCCTGTCCACGCTGAGCATCGACCGGGAACTGATCGTCGAGGAGTATCTCCTGAGTGATGGGGAGGTCCGGCGCGAGTCGATCGAACACGCTTTGGACGGGTTGGGCGACGCTAGGGAGTATTTCGCAGAAGCTGACCTTGCCGCACTCCAGCGACGCTTTCTTCAGGAGTAG
- a CDS encoding uracil-DNA glycosylase: protein MTGEGVAALQALEARARGCTACKLRPGCSQVVVADGHPAAPLLIVGEGPGGDEDRVGLPFVGRAGQLLDKILAAVGLTRQDAYITNVVKCRPPGNRTPGPDETLACTRLWLEPQLSLLRPRVILTLGNTPTGYLLGTRLGITKTRGTWHPYRHDDGGGGTYEALLMPMFHPAYLLRNDTRTPGGPKSLTWRDIREAAAVLRGEKEPEGPVKAQPKPEGNQPTLF, encoded by the coding sequence GTGACGGGCGAAGGCGTCGCCGCTCTCCAGGCCCTCGAAGCCCGCGCCAGGGGCTGCACCGCCTGCAAGCTGCGCCCCGGCTGCTCCCAGGTCGTCGTGGCGGACGGCCACCCGGCGGCCCCCCTCCTGATCGTGGGCGAGGGCCCCGGCGGCGACGAGGACCGGGTGGGCCTGCCCTTCGTGGGCCGCGCCGGGCAGCTCCTCGACAAGATCCTGGCCGCCGTGGGGCTCACCCGGCAGGACGCTTACATCACCAACGTGGTCAAGTGCCGCCCACCCGGCAACCGCACCCCCGGGCCCGACGAGACCCTGGCCTGCACGCGGCTGTGGCTCGAACCCCAGCTCTCGCTGTTGCGCCCGCGCGTGATCCTGACCCTGGGGAACACGCCCACCGGGTACCTGCTCGGCACCCGCCTGGGCATCACCAAGACGCGCGGCACCTGGCACCCCTACCGCCACGACGACGGGGGGGGTGGCACATACGAGGCCCTGCTCATGCCGATGTTCCACCCCGCCTACCTGCTCCGCAACGACACCCGCACCCCCGGCGGTCCCAAGAGCCTGACCTGGCGCGACATCCGCGAGGCCGCCGCCGTGCTGCGCGGCGAGAAGGAGCCGGAGGGGCCGGTGAAGGCTCAGCCGAAGCCCGAGGGCAACCAGCCCACGCTGTTCTGA
- a CDS encoding C40 family peptidase → MNALRTLLIAGALTSGASLAATYTVKAGDTLYSVAEKYGMEPVQVMQLNGLPSPTLQVGQKLEVGGAEEASPAPTAARPAGPSGQTKAPAPAPQGSVAQRPSAQAPVSGGGNAFIRTAATRFLGIRYALGGTSGRGLDCSGFTMRVFGQLGIRLPRTAAAQWKMGASVSRRDLRAGDLVFFNTTGQLASHVGIYIGNGLMANANSFKGRTVIEPLFGNAYWARRYVGARRVLS, encoded by the coding sequence ATGAATGCGTTGCGTACCCTCCTGATTGCCGGTGCCCTGACGAGCGGGGCCTCCCTCGCCGCCACGTACACGGTCAAGGCCGGTGACACGCTCTACAGCGTCGCCGAGAAATACGGGATGGAGCCCGTGCAGGTGATGCAGCTCAACGGGCTGCCCAGCCCCACCCTCCAGGTCGGTCAGAAGCTGGAGGTCGGCGGCGCGGAGGAGGCCTCTCCCGCCCCGACCGCCGCGCGCCCGGCCGGCCCCTCCGGGCAGACGAAGGCCCCAGCCCCCGCTCCTCAGGGCTCGGTCGCTCAGCGGCCCAGTGCCCAGGCGCCCGTTTCGGGAGGGGGCAACGCGTTCATCCGCACGGCGGCCACCCGCTTCCTGGGCATTCGCTACGCGCTGGGGGGCACGAGCGGGCGGGGCCTGGACTGCTCGGGCTTCACGATGCGGGTGTTCGGGCAACTCGGCATCCGGCTGCCGCGCACCGCCGCCGCCCAGTGGAAGATGGGGGCCAGCGTGAGCCGACGCGACCTGCGGGCGGGGGACCTCGTGTTTTTCAACACCACCGGGCAGCTCGCCAGCCACGTGGGCATCTACATCGGCAACGGCCTGATGGCGAACGCCAACAGCTTCAAGGGCCGCACCGTCATCGAGCCGCTTTTCGGCAACGCCTACTGGGCCAGGCGCTACGTCGGCGCCCGCCGCGTCCTGAGCTGA
- a CDS encoding outer membrane lipoprotein carrier protein LolA, giving the protein MKRTLSLLTLAALLPGASAQTAQDILNRVDAAQKAAKDVTFRLSGNATLEGGPQKIDLTVKSIPTQGVARLQFAAPDALADNVVVADKNEIRQYLFLTNQVTVTPTKAAAANTGLGGLDFTGLTNAATLLNTYTVRLLGTSTVAGKKVYQLEATPKGTGSTDRARVWITEAGWRPTRVQLVGSGNRVLADLNVTNYRVNSGLTVSGLKALPKDAQVIRQ; this is encoded by the coding sequence GTGAAGCGAACCCTCTCCCTCCTGACCCTCGCCGCGCTCCTTCCGGGCGCGAGCGCGCAAACTGCCCAGGACATCCTGAACCGCGTGGACGCCGCCCAGAAGGCCGCCAAGGACGTGACCTTCCGCCTCAGCGGCAACGCCACCCTGGAAGGCGGCCCCCAGAAGATCGACCTCACGGTCAAGAGCATCCCCACCCAGGGCGTCGCCCGGCTGCAATTCGCGGCCCCCGACGCCCTCGCCGACAACGTGGTCGTGGCGGACAAGAACGAGATTCGCCAGTACCTCTTCCTGACCAATCAGGTCACCGTCACGCCCACGAAGGCCGCCGCCGCGAACACAGGCCTGGGTGGACTGGACTTCACCGGGCTCACGAACGCCGCCACGCTGCTGAACACCTACACCGTGCGCCTGCTCGGCACGAGCACGGTGGCGGGCAAGAAGGTCTACCAGCTGGAGGCGACTCCCAAGGGCACCGGCAGCACCGACCGCGCCCGCGTCTGGATCACCGAGGCGGGCTGGCGCCCCACCCGCGTGCAGCTCGTCGGGAGCGGCAACCGGGTCCTCGCCGACCTGAACGTCACGAACTACCGGGTGAACAGCGGCCTGACCGTCTCGGGGCTCAAGGCGCTGCCGAAAGACGCCCAGGTCATCCGGCAGTAA
- a CDS encoding NDR1/HIN1-like protein → MRTLLLASLLVPLLGACAPRQSVIQVPTFEVEQVRLTSLTLPSGPNPAVANLTLRLRVENPNPVPVRLANFAARLLIDGADVGRLDLPNVNLPARGGTVQSANLGLPVTLQTAGAFLKVARGQQTAYRVDGTFTADLGVLGRPTFGPFTLAQGVWQQAAILPF, encoded by the coding sequence ATGAGAACGCTTCTCCTCGCTTCCCTCCTCGTCCCCCTGCTGGGCGCCTGCGCTCCCCGACAGTCCGTCATCCAGGTCCCCACCTTCGAGGTCGAACAGGTCCGGCTGACCAGCCTCACGCTGCCGAGCGGGCCCAACCCCGCCGTCGCCAACCTCACCCTGCGGCTGCGGGTCGAGAACCCGAACCCCGTCCCCGTGCGCCTCGCCAACTTCGCGGCGCGGCTCCTGATCGACGGGGCGGACGTGGGCCGCCTGGACCTGCCCAACGTGAACCTGCCCGCGCGGGGCGGCACCGTCCAGAGCGCGAACCTGGGCCTCCCCGTCACCCTCCAGACCGCCGGGGCGTTCCTGAAGGTCGCCCGGGGACAGCAGACCGCCTACCGGGTGGACGGCACCTTCACCGCCGACCTGGGCGTGCTGGGGCGCCCGACCTTCGGGCCCTTCACGCTGGCGCAGGGGGTGTGGCAACAAGCGGCGATCCTGCCGTTCTGA